A DNA window from Deltaproteobacteria bacterium contains the following coding sequences:
- a CDS encoding KpsF/GutQ family sugar-phosphate isomerase, whose translation MNSLLEQAKEVLELEAQGILALIPRMNESFIDAVEAIFRCEGRVVVTGIGKSGIVGRKIVATLNSTGTPSLFLHPVEAMHGDLGMVSPHDILLAISNSGETEEIKDMLPCVKAIGAQIIAFTGNPRSTLAKESNVCIDVGVEREACPLGLAPTTSTTATLAMGDALCVALIKKRNFGKTDFQRFHPAGSLGQRLSIRVKQIMFTGDRIPIVRSGMRLMEAVLEIDRHNLGLVLVIDPNQELQGIITDGDLRRAMIRYRDFESLRVEDIMTADPIYIHENMLAVEALDLMEQKGITCLVITDGGKGLKGIVHLHDILGRGEFRLVNV comes from the coding sequence ATGAACAGCCTATTGGAGCAGGCCAAAGAAGTCCTCGAACTCGAAGCACAGGGCATCCTGGCTCTGATCCCTCGCATGAATGAAAGTTTCATCGATGCGGTGGAAGCCATCTTCCGTTGCGAAGGACGCGTCGTGGTAACCGGCATCGGCAAGTCCGGTATTGTGGGTCGAAAGATCGTCGCCACCTTGAACAGCACGGGAACACCATCCCTTTTCTTGCATCCTGTTGAAGCCATGCACGGAGACTTGGGCATGGTCTCGCCACACGACATCCTTCTGGCCATTTCAAACAGCGGAGAAACGGAAGAGATAAAGGACATGCTCCCGTGCGTAAAAGCCATAGGCGCCCAAATTATCGCATTTACCGGGAATCCGCGATCCACCCTGGCCAAAGAGAGCAACGTGTGCATCGACGTAGGCGTTGAGCGCGAGGCTTGCCCTTTAGGTCTGGCTCCCACCACAAGCACCACCGCCACGTTGGCCATGGGCGACGCCCTGTGCGTTGCTCTGATCAAGAAGCGGAACTTCGGAAAAACCGACTTTCAGCGATTTCATCCGGCGGGATCCCTTGGGCAACGCTTGAGCATACGGGTCAAACAGATCATGTTTACCGGGGATCGCATACCGATCGTCCGGTCCGGCATGCGGCTGATGGAAGCCGTCCTCGAAATCGACCGGCACAACCTGGGCTTGGTTCTGGTGATCGATCCCAACCAGGAACTCCAGGGCATCATTACGGACGGAGACTTGCGCCGGGCCATGATTCGTTACCGCGACTTCGAATCACTGCGGGTGGAAGACATCATGACGGCGGACCCTATTTACATTCACGAAAACATGCTGGCCGTCGAAGCCCTCGACCTGATGGAGCAAAAAGGCATCACCTGCCTCGTAATTACGGACGGTGGAAAGGGTCTCAAGGGCATCGTGCACTTGCACGACATACTAGGGCGTGGAGAATTCAGACTGGTGAATGTGTAG
- a CDS encoding M42 family peptidase, translating to MDNLIDVVEDLSLAFGVSGFEDPVRERIKDRLNDLNTCFETDVMGNLTVTLDQGRDFTVMVDAHMDEVGLMVNCVEEEGWLRFATLGGWDPRILPAHQVSLLSHQGNVVTGVIGAAPPHVQSPEDQQKPIQLDSLFIDIGSRSKNETEKLGITVGTPGVLALPFRRLAGGMFTGKALDDRVGCALLIQLLRHYHAHPPGYTLVANFAVHEETGLRGAKTATHRIRPDLAFVVETTTGDTPGTPAHQQPTRIGCGPAITLADKNILVRPALVKAVTETALQSGIPFQTKRPLTGGTDAGAIHLSRGGVLTSVLSVPCRYLHSPVGMAYEQDVYHTFSLLRALLDRAPSIYGQCAP from the coding sequence ATGGACAACCTCATTGACGTGGTCGAGGATCTGTCGCTTGCTTTCGGGGTTTCCGGTTTCGAAGACCCCGTGCGAGAGCGGATAAAGGACCGACTGAATGATCTGAACACATGTTTTGAAACCGACGTGATGGGTAATCTGACCGTTACTCTGGACCAAGGCCGGGATTTCACTGTAATGGTGGACGCCCACATGGACGAAGTGGGACTTATGGTCAACTGCGTGGAGGAAGAAGGCTGGCTGCGCTTCGCGACCCTCGGTGGTTGGGATCCCCGAATTCTACCCGCGCATCAGGTGAGTTTGCTATCGCATCAGGGCAACGTCGTCACCGGAGTTATCGGCGCCGCGCCTCCGCATGTCCAAAGTCCGGAAGATCAGCAGAAGCCGATCCAACTGGACAGCCTTTTCATTGACATCGGCAGCCGTTCGAAGAATGAGACGGAGAAACTCGGTATCACGGTGGGAACGCCGGGAGTTCTCGCCCTGCCCTTCAGACGTCTGGCCGGAGGCATGTTCACCGGTAAGGCCCTGGACGACCGCGTTGGATGCGCGCTGCTCATCCAGCTGCTGAGGCATTACCACGCCCATCCCCCGGGCTATACGCTCGTGGCCAATTTCGCCGTCCATGAAGAAACCGGACTCCGTGGCGCCAAAACCGCCACCCATCGCATCCGACCGGACCTGGCGTTTGTGGTCGAGACTACCACCGGCGACACGCCGGGAACGCCGGCCCACCAGCAGCCCACTCGAATCGGATGCGGACCGGCGATCACCCTGGCTGACAAAAATATCCTCGTGAGACCGGCTCTTGTGAAGGCCGTTACGGAAACGGCCCTCCAGTCGGGCATTCCATTTCAGACAAAGCGCCCTTTGACCGGCGGCACGGATGCAGGCGCCATTCACCTGTCGAGAGGCGGTGTCCTCACATCGGTGCTGAGTGTACCCTGCCGGTACCTCCACTCCCCGGTCGGTATGGCCTATGAGCAAGATGTTTATCATACCTTCTCGCTGCTTCGCGCTCTTCTCGACCGCGCCCCTTCGATCTACGGCCAATGCGCGCCTTGA
- the lspA gene encoding signal peptidase II: MKFKTLLFIITVVGVIALDQVSKHWIQTDLEWRRSVTVIDGVFDLTHVRNTGVAFGLFSGSPNPMRTLAFAGISLIAMVVILLFFRKLGPEKRLWAVGLGLVFGGAWGNLIDRIRWGYVVDFLDFYWKGWHWPAFNIADASVTMGSILLLILILSEKAAPHAS; encoded by the coding sequence TTGAAATTCAAGACGCTCCTGTTTATCATCACCGTGGTCGGTGTCATCGCGCTGGACCAGGTCTCGAAACATTGGATACAGACGGACTTGGAATGGCGGCGTTCCGTAACCGTGATCGACGGCGTGTTCGATCTCACGCATGTTCGGAACACGGGCGTAGCGTTCGGCCTGTTTTCAGGAAGCCCCAATCCGATGCGCACCTTGGCGTTTGCAGGAATCTCGCTTATAGCCATGGTGGTCATTTTGCTGTTTTTTCGCAAATTGGGACCGGAGAAGCGCCTTTGGGCCGTCGGACTCGGCTTGGTGTTCGGCGGCGCATGGGGAAACCTGATCGATCGGATCCGATGGGGATACGTTGTCGATTTTCTCGATTTCTACTGGAAGGGCTGGCATTGGCCGGCTTTCAACATAGCCGATGCAAGTGTTACCATGGGCTCGATATTGCTGCTAATTCTTATCTTGTCCGAGAAAGCGGCACCCCATGCATCCTGA
- the lgt gene encoding prolipoprotein diacylglyceryl transferase has product MHPDLIRFNGFAIHTYGVLVAAGFLAGVAFSIREGRLAGIPKQQILDLCFYLLLAAIIGSRLLYVVLYLDEYLESPLSIFEIWKGGLVFSGGLIAALVTGLFLAGRWKMDVWRTADVMAPGIALGQGIGRIGCFFAGCCYGKPTDDFCAVTFTDPNSLAPLFTPIHPTQLYSSAALFLIFFILWGFRNHRKWQGQVFCLYVFLHSTARLIIEEFRGDPRGEAFGGALTATQVVAVILLAASIIAWIVLQRKHTAQ; this is encoded by the coding sequence ATGCATCCTGACCTGATCCGATTCAATGGTTTCGCCATCCACACCTACGGGGTGCTCGTGGCCGCAGGATTCCTCGCCGGCGTGGCATTCTCGATCCGAGAAGGCCGTTTGGCCGGTATCCCGAAACAGCAAATTCTGGATCTCTGTTTCTATCTCCTCCTTGCAGCCATCATCGGATCCCGCCTCCTCTACGTGGTTCTCTATTTGGACGAATATCTCGAATCGCCGCTCTCGATCTTTGAAATCTGGAAAGGCGGTCTGGTCTTTTCGGGCGGGCTTATTGCCGCTCTGGTCACAGGCCTCTTCCTGGCCGGACGATGGAAAATGGACGTGTGGCGAACCGCGGACGTGATGGCTCCGGGAATTGCTCTGGGGCAGGGCATCGGGCGTATCGGATGTTTCTTCGCCGGATGCTGCTATGGTAAGCCCACCGACGATTTCTGCGCCGTCACTTTTACCGATCCGAACTCTCTGGCTCCACTGTTCACTCCGATTCACCCGACCCAGCTCTACTCATCCGCCGCTCTCTTTCTAATATTTTTTATCTTGTGGGGATTCAGAAACCACAGGAAATGGCAGGGCCAGGTCTTTTGTCTGTACGTATTCCTGCACTCGACCGCACGGCTTATCATAGAAGAATTCCGGGGGGACCCCCGCGGTGAAGCCTTCGGGGGAGCGCTGACCGCCACCCAAGTGGTGGCCGTCATCTTGTTGGCGGCCTCTATCATCGCATGGATCGTTCTTCAAAGGAAACACACGGCCCAATGA
- a CDS encoding pyridoxal phosphate-dependent aminotransferase: MSVADKISGFMEQSSWIRKMFEEGARLKAQLGPENVYDFSLGNPNLEPPEEFHRTLKAAVDDLRPGTHAYMPNAGFADTRAAVAEYLSGLHKVAFGAEHVLMSCGAAGALNCALKAILNPGDEIATFRPFFVEYTFYVDNHGGKIVTAPVLPDFSMDLAALEAQLSPRTAAVLINSPNNPTGKVYIDSDLEALGSLLDRKNAEFGRTIYLIADEPYRKIVYDGVKVPSPFQHYINSLVVTSYSKDLSLPGERIGFLAVHPEADAAKALIGGAVLANRILGFVNAPALMQRVVRHLQGVTVDISVYQAKRDLLCDGLAEAGYDFHKPEGAFYLFPKSPIPNDVEFVAELQKQNILAVPGTGFGGPGYFRLAYCVDDATIQRSMPAFKRAMGAFIRR, encoded by the coding sequence ATGAGTGTGGCTGATAAGATTTCTGGATTTATGGAACAATCGTCCTGGATTCGTAAGATGTTCGAAGAAGGAGCGCGCCTAAAGGCCCAGTTGGGTCCTGAAAACGTCTACGATTTTAGTCTCGGCAACCCGAACCTGGAACCGCCCGAGGAATTCCACCGGACGTTGAAAGCGGCTGTGGATGACCTTCGACCCGGAACCCACGCCTATATGCCGAACGCAGGCTTCGCGGATACGCGCGCCGCTGTGGCCGAGTATCTTTCCGGACTGCACAAGGTTGCTTTCGGCGCCGAACACGTGCTCATGTCCTGCGGAGCGGCCGGGGCGCTGAACTGTGCGCTGAAGGCTATTCTGAATCCGGGCGACGAGATCGCTACCTTCCGTCCATTCTTTGTCGAATATACGTTTTATGTAGACAACCACGGAGGCAAAATCGTTACGGCGCCGGTGCTGCCGGATTTTTCGATGGACCTGGCCGCCCTGGAAGCACAGCTGTCCCCCCGTACAGCGGCCGTGCTCATCAATTCGCCCAACAACCCCACCGGCAAGGTGTACATCGATTCGGATTTGGAGGCGCTGGGCAGTCTCCTAGACCGAAAGAACGCCGAATTCGGTCGGACCATCTATCTGATCGCGGACGAACCCTATCGGAAGATCGTGTACGACGGAGTCAAGGTCCCGAGTCCCTTTCAGCACTATATAAACAGCCTAGTCGTAACTTCTTATAGCAAGGATCTTTCTCTTCCGGGCGAACGGATCGGCTTTCTGGCCGTTCATCCGGAAGCGGACGCGGCAAAAGCTTTGATAGGCGGCGCCGTTTTGGCCAATCGCATCCTGGGTTTCGTCAACGCCCCTGCGTTAATGCAGCGGGTCGTCCGGCATCTCCAGGGAGTGACCGTGGACATTTCCGTGTATCAGGCCAAAAGAGACCTGCTGTGTGACGGACTTGCCGAGGCGGGATACGATTTTCACAAACCCGAGGGCGCCTTCTACCTGTTTCCCAAATCGCCCATTCCCAATGATGTTGAGTTCGTGGCCGAACTTCAGAAGCAGAATATCCTTGCGGTGCCTGGAACAGGGTTCGGCGGCCCGGGGTATTTCCGTCTGGCGTATTGTGTGGACGATGCAACGATCCAACGATCCATGCCCGCTTTCAAGAGAGCCATGGGGGCCTTCATCAGGAGATGA
- the ileS gene encoding isoleucine--tRNA ligase: MDYKETLNLPSTSFPMKANLVQLEPKLLKSWEEGNLYHQIREASRGKQRYILHDGPPYANGHIHMGTAFNKILKDIVVKSKQMSGFDAVYVPGWDCHGLPIEHQVEKQLGEEKARMSILDIRRRCAKYATEFIDIQREEFKRLGVLGEWENPYLTMAHRYQSIIVREFGKFMLNGSVIRSKKPIYWCSSCQTALAEAEVEYEDHVSPSIFVKFPMITDMGSKFPELTGEKVFVVIWTTTPWTIPANLAIALHPDLDYLAVKVGDEVYILAEGLLFACMSAFGVEKYRILNSLKAKDIEGFKCRHPLYDRESVIVLAPYVTLEAGTGCVHTAPGHGREDYETGLLYGLDIYSPVNDQGRFTDDVEYFAGEFVFDANTSVNRKLKESGMLLLKEDYTHSYPHCWRCKNPVIFRSTPQWFISMEKNDLRKRSLASIQTVKWLPSWGRDRIYGMIESRPDWCISRQRAWGIPIAVFRCKSCNAAILNQDILDNVTSLIERNGADVWFEKDVQELLPDGTVCPECQGAEFAKEKDILDVWFDSGVSWAAVLEDRDYLDYPADMYLEGSDQHRGWFHSSLLASVGTRGQAPYRTVLTHGFVVDGDGRKMSKSLGNVVAPQDVIKKYGAEILRLWVAAEDYRDDIRLSDEILQRLTESYRRIRNTWRFLLGNLSDFNPDTDRVDYSALSEMDRYALHVLHKLIQKVRSGYDTFEYHTVFHSVHNFCVVDMSAFYLDALKDRLYTSPRGSKERRSAQTVLYEIIDSLVRLMAPVLSFTSEEIWSGLPRGTKGVHSVHMALFPDVDESKLDNDLAERWERLLNIRSEITKAIEPARKAKIVGHPLDARVVLFPSNNLRELVERHLEDLRVASIVSQVELGPDGKAPDQAYRSDLFEGLAIHIEAYAGEKCPRCWKRRADIGASSRFPEVCATCAGQLEASQAGSGANI, encoded by the coding sequence ATGGATTACAAAGAGACCCTTAATCTCCCATCGACATCTTTCCCGATGAAAGCGAATCTAGTCCAGCTCGAACCCAAGCTTTTGAAATCCTGGGAAGAGGGGAACCTGTATCATCAAATCCGGGAAGCCTCCCGAGGAAAGCAGCGATACATCCTCCACGACGGCCCCCCCTATGCCAACGGCCATATTCATATGGGAACGGCCTTCAACAAGATCCTCAAGGACATTGTAGTTAAGTCCAAACAGATGAGCGGTTTCGACGCCGTATATGTGCCGGGCTGGGATTGCCACGGACTTCCCATCGAACATCAGGTGGAAAAACAGTTGGGAGAGGAGAAGGCTCGGATGTCGATTTTGGACATCCGCCGGCGTTGCGCGAAATATGCCACCGAATTTATTGATATTCAGAGGGAAGAATTCAAGCGCCTGGGCGTGCTCGGCGAATGGGAAAATCCTTACCTCACCATGGCGCATCGCTACCAATCCATCATCGTGCGTGAATTCGGCAAATTCATGCTGAACGGAAGCGTCATACGCAGCAAGAAGCCCATCTACTGGTGCAGTTCCTGCCAGACGGCGCTGGCCGAGGCGGAGGTCGAGTACGAAGACCACGTTTCCCCGAGCATTTTTGTGAAATTTCCCATGATCACGGATATGGGATCCAAGTTCCCTGAACTCACAGGCGAGAAGGTCTTTGTGGTGATCTGGACCACCACCCCATGGACCATACCCGCCAATTTGGCCATCGCGCTCCATCCTGATCTCGATTACCTTGCCGTAAAGGTGGGCGATGAAGTGTACATCCTTGCGGAAGGACTGCTCTTTGCCTGTATGTCCGCCTTCGGCGTCGAAAAGTATCGGATCCTGAATTCCTTAAAGGCGAAAGACATCGAAGGGTTTAAATGCCGTCACCCGCTCTACGACCGCGAATCAGTGATTGTTCTGGCCCCATACGTGACGCTCGAGGCCGGAACAGGGTGTGTACACACCGCTCCGGGGCACGGTCGGGAAGACTACGAAACCGGTTTGCTTTACGGCCTGGACATCTATTCCCCTGTTAACGATCAAGGCCGTTTCACAGACGATGTTGAATATTTCGCCGGCGAGTTCGTCTTCGACGCGAATACCTCGGTCAACAGAAAATTAAAAGAATCCGGCATGTTACTTTTGAAGGAGGATTATACCCACTCCTATCCTCATTGCTGGCGTTGCAAGAATCCGGTCATTTTTCGCTCTACTCCTCAGTGGTTCATCTCGATGGAGAAAAACGACTTGAGGAAGCGTTCACTCGCTTCCATCCAGACCGTAAAATGGCTCCCTTCATGGGGACGTGACCGAATCTACGGCATGATCGAATCGCGACCGGATTGGTGCATCTCCCGGCAACGGGCCTGGGGTATTCCCATTGCTGTTTTCCGCTGCAAATCCTGCAATGCCGCCATACTCAATCAGGACATATTGGACAATGTCACGTCGCTCATTGAACGGAACGGCGCGGACGTTTGGTTCGAAAAAGACGTCCAAGAACTGCTGCCGGACGGAACCGTGTGTCCCGAGTGTCAGGGAGCCGAGTTTGCCAAAGAAAAGGACATACTGGATGTATGGTTCGATTCGGGTGTAAGTTGGGCGGCGGTTTTGGAGGACCGGGATTACCTCGACTATCCGGCGGACATGTATCTGGAAGGGAGCGACCAGCACCGGGGTTGGTTTCACAGTTCCCTGTTGGCTTCCGTCGGCACCCGCGGACAGGCCCCATACAGGACCGTACTCACCCATGGATTCGTTGTTGACGGTGACGGCCGGAAGATGTCCAAATCTCTGGGCAACGTGGTGGCGCCCCAGGACGTAATAAAGAAGTACGGAGCCGAGATCTTGAGATTGTGGGTAGCGGCCGAGGATTACCGTGACGACATTCGGCTCTCGGACGAGATTCTGCAACGCTTGACGGAATCGTACCGGCGCATACGAAACACCTGGAGGTTCCTCCTGGGGAATCTCAGTGACTTCAACCCCGATACGGATCGTGTGGACTACTCGGCGCTTTCGGAGATGGATCGGTATGCGCTTCATGTTCTGCACAAGCTGATTCAGAAGGTCAGATCCGGGTACGACACCTTCGAGTATCACACGGTATTCCATTCGGTACACAACTTTTGCGTGGTGGACATGAGCGCGTTTTACCTGGATGCGCTCAAGGACCGTTTGTACACATCCCCCCGCGGATCGAAGGAACGGCGATCAGCCCAAACCGTGCTTTACGAGATCATCGATTCCCTGGTCCGGTTGATGGCGCCCGTCCTTTCCTTTACATCCGAGGAGATCTGGTCCGGTTTGCCTCGCGGAACAAAGGGAGTACACAGCGTACACATGGCCTTGTTTCCGGACGTAGACGAATCCAAGCTCGATAATGACCTTGCCGAACGCTGGGAACGGCTTCTGAATATCCGGAGCGAAATCACCAAGGCCATCGAGCCGGCTCGAAAAGCCAAAATCGTGGGCCATCCGCTCGACGCACGCGTAGTTTTGTTCCCTTCGAACAACCTGCGCGAACTCGTCGAGCGACACCTCGAAGACCTGCGAGTTGCATCCATCGTGTCGCAGGTCGAATTGGGACCGGACGGGAAGGCTCCGGACCAGGCGTACCGCAGCGACCTGTTCGAAGGACTGGCGATTCACATTGAAGCGTATGCCGGAGAGAAGTGTCCCCGCTGCTGGAAGCGCAGAGCGGACATCGGAGCCTCCTCTCGATTCCCGGAAGTGTGTGCGACATGCGCCGGTCAACTCGAGGCCTCACAAGCCGGAAGTGGTGCTAATATCTAG
- a CDS encoding CBS domain-containing protein, which translates to MPMKKRVWELMDETLFTISQDASVADAIHRFTEMENKHAQCSALIAVDSNDAYRGLITPKQVLKRVKAAFDDSCQEGEVRLLDRFTHRCSLESRKPLSEIMLQNVDVAPSASLLDAFNKLMEDDLQVLPVVEGRKPIGILSIDSLFRVVREMVRG; encoded by the coding sequence ATGCCGATGAAGAAACGGGTCTGGGAGCTAATGGACGAGACGCTGTTCACCATTTCACAAGATGCCTCCGTTGCAGACGCCATACATCGATTCACGGAGATGGAGAACAAACACGCCCAATGCAGCGCGCTCATAGCCGTGGACTCCAACGATGCTTATCGGGGGCTCATTACCCCCAAACAAGTATTGAAAAGAGTCAAAGCCGCTTTCGATGACTCCTGTCAGGAGGGAGAAGTCCGCCTATTGGACCGGTTCACCCACCGTTGCAGCCTCGAATCCCGTAAGCCTCTCTCGGAAATCATGCTCCAGAACGTTGACGTCGCTCCTTCCGCATCGTTGTTGGACGCATTCAATAAACTCATGGAAGATGACCTCCAGGTCCTTCCGGTTGTGGAAGGCAGGAAGCCCATCGGGATCCTGTCCATAGACAGTCTGTTCCGGGTGGTGAGAGAAATGGTGCGCGGATGA
- a CDS encoding SPOR domain-containing protein: MPLWYVQVGAFSEKPNAESLRDLLVNAGFPTLVTSSERDNRVLYITRVGPYPSRVKAEIGAERLRKEGHQAVILQLKP; encoded by the coding sequence ATGCCTCTCTGGTACGTTCAGGTAGGCGCCTTCAGCGAGAAACCAAACGCCGAGAGTTTAAGGGATCTCCTGGTGAATGCGGGTTTCCCCACGCTAGTGACGTCCTCGGAAAGGGACAATCGCGTGTTGTATATCACTCGAGTGGGCCCCTACCCATCGCGGGTGAAAGCCGAGATCGGTGCGGAGAGGTTGCGAAAGGAAGGGCATCAGGCGGTCATACTCCAGCTCAAGCCGTGA
- a CDS encoding DEAD/DEAH box helicase, with amino-acid sequence MDSRKEFKLKISPQAQKALDKVGVPRKRAFKPDPFQLEAVGHLDEGDVLVSAPTGSGKTWIGVKAMEQQVSAGGRTWYASPLKALSNAKYHEFQDHFGAENVGILTGDRKENASAPILVGTTEIFRNHLYDAMYTGEDLDLELMILDEAHFLGDPDRGMVWEEILIYLPSRIRLLLLSATISNAEQIAAWLRALRSNETFVVRAEERPVPLFNLFMFPDGETVPLLERGRLNRPIRAYEESLQKGRSRISLKPVPLGRVVTVLREMNLLPAIFFLKSRSDCSLAVSHCSSAPSGDQTRVRRFRKRLNELLAQMPFLQNHPQLPDLKRQMVAAHHGGQLPYWKLLVETLMKEGLLEAIFATSTVAAGVNFPARTVAFMNSDRFNGRTFENLTSTELHQMLGRAGRRGMDRIGFALVLPGPYQRPALVAELLNSDPEPIMSQMRVSFSMALNLLMSHVPQEIRELLKQSLFLFQGASNLQETQVEFESLLEGLEEELHEPRCGNIREALRMMDQQQVLRHKERYLKRRLKAERLAWFRRSHLVRGRLFLNRKRKRFCVIEPPELKDGKTFKATPVTLGTKVKRGHIKTREFEIRQIGPILDAVVDLPEDLDPETVVKRIREMAEKRFGALSIKTPLHPYFEAKVVRMQEELKDARETMKRMPCEACEHVELCHEFENEEWKTRSAQALFLMRQIDEEKERVWLDFKRHLEFLQETNFVDAYGRLTEDGLWAARLRLDQPLLIAEGIRKDALPTEDPAIMAGLVAVFVWERSADADLPQGWIAGDDQLYEAFEFLLRETAGFKESMEKNGFATPRFQYRPAATIFSWASGASWDESLYLSGLDEGDLAMIIYRTADNLRQLAGLTDSHPELSATAFRAAQSILREPVLPF; translated from the coding sequence ATGGATTCAAGGAAGGAGTTCAAACTCAAAATAAGCCCTCAAGCCCAGAAGGCTCTGGATAAGGTGGGAGTACCGCGCAAGCGGGCGTTCAAACCGGATCCGTTCCAACTCGAGGCTGTCGGGCATCTCGATGAAGGAGACGTGCTCGTGTCCGCTCCGACTGGATCAGGCAAGACCTGGATCGGGGTCAAGGCCATGGAGCAGCAGGTCTCCGCGGGCGGACGCACCTGGTATGCGTCTCCGCTAAAAGCGCTTTCAAACGCCAAGTATCATGAGTTCCAGGATCACTTCGGTGCGGAAAACGTCGGCATACTCACAGGAGATCGGAAAGAGAATGCGTCCGCGCCTATCCTGGTGGGCACCACGGAGATCTTCAGAAATCACCTTTATGACGCCATGTACACTGGAGAAGACCTGGACCTCGAACTTATGATCCTGGATGAAGCACATTTTCTGGGCGATCCGGATCGAGGCATGGTCTGGGAAGAAATCCTGATATATCTGCCCTCCAGGATCCGCCTTCTTCTGCTGTCTGCAACCATTTCCAACGCGGAACAAATCGCGGCCTGGCTGCGTGCCTTGCGGTCCAACGAGACGTTTGTGGTCCGGGCGGAGGAACGCCCGGTACCCTTGTTCAATTTATTCATGTTTCCGGACGGCGAAACGGTCCCCTTGCTCGAGCGGGGACGTCTGAACCGCCCCATCCGGGCCTATGAAGAAAGCCTGCAGAAAGGTCGCTCTCGGATTTCCTTGAAGCCCGTTCCTTTGGGACGCGTCGTGACGGTCCTGAGAGAGATGAACCTCCTGCCCGCCATATTTTTCCTGAAATCCCGTTCAGACTGCAGCTTGGCCGTGTCCCATTGCTCGTCCGCGCCGTCCGGGGACCAGACGAGAGTCCGCCGCTTTCGAAAGCGTTTGAATGAACTTCTAGCTCAGATGCCGTTTCTTCAGAATCATCCTCAACTGCCCGATCTAAAGCGACAGATGGTGGCCGCGCACCACGGAGGCCAGCTTCCTTATTGGAAACTTTTAGTGGAGACTCTCATGAAGGAAGGGCTCCTGGAAGCCATATTCGCTACGTCCACCGTGGCCGCGGGGGTCAATTTTCCAGCGAGGACCGTCGCGTTTATGAACAGCGATCGGTTCAACGGCAGAACCTTCGAGAATCTGACCAGCACGGAACTCCATCAGATGCTGGGACGAGCGGGCCGGCGAGGTATGGACCGTATCGGTTTTGCGCTCGTTCTCCCGGGCCCCTATCAGAGACCGGCTCTGGTGGCTGAATTGCTCAATTCAGACCCCGAGCCCATCATGAGCCAGATGAGGGTCAGTTTCTCCATGGCGCTCAATTTGCTGATGTCTCACGTTCCCCAAGAAATACGGGAGCTGCTCAAACAATCCTTGTTTCTGTTTCAGGGCGCTTCGAATCTCCAGGAAACGCAGGTCGAATTCGAGAGCCTTCTCGAGGGCCTGGAGGAGGAGTTGCACGAGCCCCGGTGCGGGAACATCAGGGAAGCCTTACGCATGATGGATCAGCAACAGGTGCTGAGGCACAAGGAACGCTATCTGAAACGGCGCTTAAAAGCGGAAAGACTGGCCTGGTTTCGCCGTTCCCATCTCGTTCGAGGCAGGCTTTTCCTCAATCGGAAACGAAAACGTTTCTGTGTGATCGAACCCCCGGAACTCAAGGACGGAAAAACGTTCAAAGCAACCCCGGTTACCCTCGGGACGAAAGTCAAACGCGGACACATCAAAACGCGTGAATTCGAAATTCGACAAATCGGTCCCATCCTGGATGCGGTTGTGGATCTTCCGGAAGACCTCGATCCGGAGACTGTGGTGAAACGAATCCGGGAAATGGCGGAAAAACGCTTCGGCGCCCTGTCCATTAAAACGCCGTTGCACCCGTATTTCGAAGCCAAAGTGGTCCGAATGCAGGAAGAACTCAAGGATGCCCGGGAAACCATGAAACGAATGCCCTGCGAAGCCTGCGAACACGTGGAACTGTGTCACGAATTTGAAAATGAGGAGTGGAAGACACGGAGCGCGCAGGCCCTCTTCCTGATGCGTCAAATCGACGAGGAAAAGGAGCGCGTTTGGCTGGATTTCAAGCGCCACCTCGAGTTTTTGCAGGAAACCAACTTCGTCGATGCGTATGGGCGCCTGACGGAAGACGGCCTTTGGGCCGCCCGGCTGCGTTTGGATCAGCCACTGCTGATTGCCGAGGGAATCCGTAAAGACGCTTTGCCCACAGAGGATCCTGCGATCATGGCGGGACTGGTGGCGGTGTTCGTGTGGGAAAGGAGCGCGGACGCCGATTTGCCCCAGGGCTGGATTGCGGGCGACGACCAACTGTATGAAGCGTTCGAATTCCTGCTGCGAGAAACGGCCGGTTTCAAGGAATCCATGGAGAAGAACGGATTCGCCACGCCCCGGTTTCAATATCGGCCGGCGGCAACGATCTTCTCGTGGGCTTCGGGCGCTTCGTGGGACGAATCATTGTATCTGTCGGGACTGGACGAAGGAGATCTCGCCATGATCATCTACCGGACGGCGGACAACCTCCGGCAGCTCGCGGGACTGACCGATTCCCACCCCGAGTTGTCCGCCACCGCTTTCCGTGCGGCACAGTCCATATTGAGAGAACCCGTGCTGCCGTTCTAA